AAGGCACCCCATGACAGAAATAAGGCCCAGGTTCAAAAATACCGAACTATACCTTTAAGTGCAGACGTAAAACATTAAGGGGTTACAAGAATCTCATTATAGTTCTACTGGAATTCAAAGTAGTTTGTTTCTTGCCTAAAACATTTTCTCAAAAACAGACATAGGAGGTAAAGTGCATAGAACAGCTGAAGTGCATATTGCCATAATGCATTTCTCAGAAAATCACTAGCTTCCACTAGTGTTTTCCTCCACTAAAGACATCATTTAAGAACTATCCTAATAATATTACTATCACAGGCAAGTACAGTGAAACCTGACGAGcacaggtgagagagagtgacaacAGGGACAACAATCTGTCAAGCAACTTGACAGAGCATAAGAACAGTCAATAAAACCACTTCTCTCCCTGCATGGCTCAAAGATCCCTCACCTCATTCATGAAGTTTATTCTTCAGTACCTGGACCTTGTTTGAAAAGCGATGGGTATCAATTCCCATCAGGACTTTCTGAAGAAATTCAAAACTGTACTTGAGATCAGGCGGGTAGCTCAAATTCAGATTGTAGATGAGCCCAAACAGCAGAGCAACGGCACAGGCGAGATCTCCAATGTGCTTGAGCATGACGACACCCTCAACAATGATCCCTACATCTTCTGGTGGATTGGAGGCATCTGCACCCTCATGTTTGATGACGTAGATCCCAAGGGCTGTCATATCCAGTTCGCTCTGGGCATTATCAAAGTTCACATCCTAAACCACAGAACAAAAAGAGACATGTTATTGAGCATTAGATGTCATGTGTTGAACAGGtacatctttctttctttactcCCATCATTAGCTTTTGTATTTTTGCTGCATCTTTTTGTGTTATGGGGAACAGATTTAGCTTGGTAATGTCGATCAGATTTAGCTTGGTAATGTCGATCAAATGACTGCAGAGTCTGCTGTGAGCCTGTATTTCTATAAATGATTGGCTCCATGGTGCTCTCTGTGTTGCAGTAAATCAGGGAAACACAGAATTACAACCAGCTGTCGCTTTAGTTTTGATAGCAATACAGGGTCAAGCAAGGGCAAAACCCTCTGTatttaaaaatatgaaatattttaGAACAAAAACAGCCCAACTTCAGAGACTTGTAGAGAGAAATCAACCAGCACTTCAATCAACTTAATTTTAGTGTCTCAATTGTAAGACCTGGTAAACactgtattcaaatttcaagtTAAAATTGACCaacaaatattttctttaacaGCCTATTACACACTATAATGCATGCCAAATGTGGGCCATTGTTTTTGGAGAATAAAGTCCATTTGTTAATTCCTAgatgttttaataataataagtagtGAATGTCAgacacatttttaaaatgtcccTGCTTACCAAAGCTTTGAAGTTATCATGTCTTTTAATCTCCATATTTTACcatcatattatatataagGAATATTATTATGTGATCCATTCCGCCATATTATTGCTACCAAAAATTCTATCATTGCCACAACGTTCCTCTTCAATCTACTGTACATATTCTATGCTGTTAAATGGACATTTTCTTACACTTACCAGATATTCCTTGATGAGCTTCTCTGGGTCTTCATTTAAATACACAGCAAGTGATTTCAGGTTGCAAGCCCTCCTTGTAGCAATGGTGTCATTCTGTAAAAGAGGGAAATGTCACTGTACAACACTAAGCCTGTAGCTCATTGTAGCCTGACTCAGACATTTGTCTAAAACTCATTTCAAATGTTGTCTCGAGTGTAAAATCAGCAAATCTGAAACACtccacaaaaaaataatcacaaaccTCGTTGATGGAAGCCATGATCTCTGCAATCTTGCGACCTGCTACTCCTCACTTCTTAAGGCACACCCTGGACAGCTTAGCAGAGTGGTGGTCAAGTTCTGACATAAACTTGGACATCAGTGGGATGGTGGTAATACGTGTAAATTCTGCACTTATCTGGAAAGAAGAGTtgtggggaggggagacaaaaaacaacaacttacaGCATTTGGCAAGACAGAAATAATAAAAAGCTGCATGAAAAAATGTCTATCTTCAGTAGGGCTGGTTGATATTAGGTGTGATATCaaactaaatgtaaataatacaaacatttaCAAATGTGTGATGCCACTTGCAAGATTCCAAATTCTGATACAATATTTGTTCAATATTGTTGTCATGTTGAGAGTTGGACACTTAATTCTGACCTACCTCACTTTCAGCAAAAAGAGCTGGCCATCTGCTTTGAAATTCTGCAATGGAGGGCATGTCGACTACAACTTCTTTCCTCCTGTAGGCAAAAGTTTTGTCCATCTTCACTTTTATGATTTGATTGTTGTCCCTCTTCTTGACCTCAGACAGTAATTCCAACCTCTCATTCTCAAGAGTCTTTTGGTTTTCGCCAACTGGATAGTCTGGCAAAAAATTCACCTCAGCTTTCCTCGGTTTCTTCACTTGATTTGGACTTGTGTGGCCTCCTCTGCGTTTCATGGAATTGATGCTCAATTCAGAGGTTATGTTTCTCAGGCTACTGTGATAATTTgccattttatattttaaactaATCTTCCAACCGTAGAATCCTGTCACAGAACCTTGCTCCTTTAGGCATGCATGTGTTTTAATCAAAGCCTCTGCAACATCATCAAACTCTGCACTTGTAGGGTATGCTTTGTACTTGATTATTACAGAAGCCAAGGACTCTAAAATTGCAGACTTGAGTTTTGGGCTTGGGTTGAGGAGGGTGCCATTTTTGTGATATTCCTGATTGGCTTTCACAAGTTGCAGCTCTACTTCATAGGAAAACTGTGGAATAGGGAAGCTTGCTGGCCAGGCCTGAGATCTCAGCATCGAggttggtgatggtgatgaatCAGGGGTAGAGAGTATCTCGGTGTCGGTAGAAGAAAGGGAAGTGGATTCCACTGAGAGACTTCTCAGTACCTGAGGAGTACTACCTTCACCAGTTGCTTCCTGTGCATTTGTGATCACTTTAACCGTGCCCAAGTGTTGGAGAGCCGCTGTTGAGGTCAGATTTATAAATTCGTCAAAATCAACGTCCATGTATTGTAGCCGGAAGTCCTGAAACTGCACATTGTCTCTTGATCTCAAGTTTGAGGACTTCTACTGACTCTGGTATTCCAGAAGGCAGAGTCAATTTTTCGGAGTTGTTTTCTCCCATGATAATCCGAAGTTTAACTGGGGTTGTCATTTTTTGTCCAACCCAACAGTTACtctacacaaaaaaaagaaaaaacagattTAGACATAAGCAGTTATACAAGTCTCACAATACCTCTAGGGTGCAAGCATTATGTACTTATGTGGCTGAATGCAAGTGTTTGAATTTGCGAAAATTACTACTACTAAAATAATACTAGTGCAACAGATTTGCTTTACATTACCGTAGGAGTGTATGTATCTTTTCAAAGTCACCATGCAAACTCCTCCAATTCTGTAGTGAGATAGGGGGCAACGATCTGCTAGTTCACTTAACTCAATAAGAGAAACATTGGTTGGAGATGGATCCAATTGGATGGCCCGGTAGTGTTCCCTGTACCATGACTTCATTTTTTTCACAATGAATTCTAATCCATCTTTTGAGACACACATCTGCACAATTTCTGCAAACTCTGGCAGACCACCAACTGATCCATGTGCTATTATCATGCCACTTCTGTAGTTTATGCCATCAACAGAGACATTCTGGGTCAGATTAACCACAGTAGCATCTGGGTACTTCTGAGTGAAGCTTAGTGCTACACCCTCTTTCAGGATTTCAACTGGAACTGTTGAGACATGTGCAACTTCCAGAGATGGTTTTTCACAACTTGATGTATGCATATAATAGCCTGTCATGAGTTGATGTTTATTGGCCAAAGAATGGGTTATGTTTCTAAAGCAGTTTGTGTGCCTCACAACTTACTTAAAAAAAGTATGTTTGGCCTCAAATCTCATTGTCCACAAGATAACAAGAGGACCAAAGTGGCAAATCATTGATGGATAATGTTCGAGAAAGTGATGTTTTGGTAGCAGTCTTCTTTCTGGGAAAAGTTCTTGGAACCTATATCTGTGCTCTGATATTTTGCTCTCCAAGTATGCAATTGACTCATTGGTATGGATGGGGCAAACTACCAAATCAACAATATCCTTCAAGTCTAGTATGAGTTGCCAGGCTGGTTCATCCTCTGGTGTCAGATTTCCAACAATAAGTGGTAACAACCTTAATAGACACCAATTCTCGTGTGCATTGCCACCgattgtttttttactttggaAGGTACGTGGTAACAAATGAGGGCGATTAGTCTTGTCTCCCCATTTGTATGGAAAACTCTGAATCATCTGATTAAGAGTATCAAAAGAGAAATACTTCTTGGCAATTAAAACTCCAAAGCATTCAGCTAGCTCAACAGGCACTATGCCTTCGAAGAGATCATGCGCAAGATCAGGGGGGAAGCCTGAAGTAACCTTAAAGTGAGAAAGGCTTTCAGctaaaacacatttgtttttcacACCATAACAGTGTTTTCCTTCTTCAAGTGCCCTTGTTACATGAACACTATGCAACTCTTCAGTTCTCAGTTGAAATTCACCAGTTTTTACTTCTTTTGACTGAACCTCTTTACGTGTGGCAGTACAAAATCTACAGAAGTACTCTCCAgaaaagttttccacaaaaccgGCCAATCGGTGAGCTCCAAGACTATCTGCCACTACACACTGGACTGTGCCTTTAATAAATGCTCCTAGATGGTCAATGAACACCCCTTCCTGCTCTAAAGTGACAAGGTCATTCAAAAGGGGCTGAAATATTTTCTGATAGCCAAAGTTCTTTATATCATCACTTTTACATAACAATGCAAGATAAATtgaggagagagatgaatgaGAACCTGGTGGCAGGTTTCCTAGAACCCAATAAACTGAACAAAGTTTATGCTTTTTTCGGGATGTCCCCAATGGATTGCAGATTTCAAAGTCATCTATATAGAGGCACAAAGAGATTCTAAGTTCCTCACCAGATAGAAAATCACTGTTTAGAAAATGAAGACCATCTCGAAAAGATACATACTGCTCCTGCTTTACTGAAGGCTGCTCTGCATGACTATCAACAACTTTATTGAGTATGTCCTTCTGTTTGAGTAACTGCTGTAATGATTTTAATATGGGAACATACTGAAAAGACCTTTTTGTTTGGGACTCGAGTATGTATTCAATGGGATCAACCACATCGAAATGTTCCCTATAATACTGTCTCCGTTTGAAAGCAGTGCCTAGTGGGCCATTCTTTGCAGCAGCTTTTAACAAAGGGTTAAAAGAAGATAATGAGTTAGTCAGCTCTTTGATGACCAGCTGGTCTACACAGAGGTTGTGATTTTTGAAGGTATCtagaattactttttttgatACCGGTACAGATGCAGTGCTGATTAAAAAATGCAACTCTGTAAGCAGTTCATCAATTGCTGTGCTTGGAACGTGAAAATAATTTTCCAATTTTAGCAAAAGAGATGCAAATTTCAGCTCTATGGTTTTTGGTAAATCTTCAGGTTCTGTGTCAATTTCGATATCACCAATGGAATCTGCATTGCCATCTTCTGAGATTCTGTCATCTAGTGTGCCATCAGCTGAAGATTGAGGTTCACTTGTTTTTACAATGCCCACTTTAAAATCTTTTAATGTATATGGTTTGTGCTTCCTTTTTTTATGTGACTTAAAAGTACCATAAACATTTGTCTGAAACGAACATCCCTCAAACATACATTGCACCGTTTCGTGACTCTTAAGGTGGTTGTTGATGtgacaaaaatatttttgtgcTGAAGCTATGTCACTGCATGTACACAAATGACAATTAAAGATAACCACATTCACAGATTTTTGCACAGTTTGATTAGGATGAAATCTGCTTAAGTGACTATGAAGAGCATTCCATGTTTTGAAAACACAAGGGCAATGAGAATATGCACATGGGTGTCTGTGTCCAAAATGGCCATGAGCTAACCTGTAGTGCTTCAGAAGTAGAAACCGTGATGATGTCACTGTCTTGCACTGTTTGCATTGCCACATGAATGTCTGTGGAGAAAAAAGAAAGGGAAATGAGTCCCTTATACAAAAGGTTTATCCACATGTGTAAAATTGAAACCAAAAAGTGCACAATGTGTGAAAGATTGAGTAACATTTGTTAATATATGGCTGttgaaaaattatatttttggcCCGCTGTCCATGCTCAAATTGTTAATACTTTTAACTATTATTATGTGTCAGCAGTCGGAATATCTCTTTTAATAtttattgttgcacttcttctCCTGACCACAAATTAACATTGTATTACATTGGGGTTAGGGTGGCGCTGTTCAGCTCCAgcactacttcttcttcttcttcttcttctactaaCAGCGGTGCTTAACAACCAACGAAAAAGAGTGAGAAGACGCTGTGATGAAGCGCGTTTTCAAAAaactaattcatgatttttattAATTCATACTATAAgtgcatatataaaatataaaaatgttaaTGTGTTGTGGGCCGGCTGAAATGGTCTCGCGGCCCGGAGGCCGGACGTTCCCCACCCCTGGCATTAAGACAGGACACTGAAACTCCCGCTCTGTAAAACCCAACCTTCTGATTACTGTGGAGAAACTGTGTTTGTTTCCACTGTTCTTCAAAATAGTCACTTACCGGCTACTTCCCCCGAACGTTCCTCTGATCCAACTGTCGCTCgctctgagtgagtgagtggtggCAGGGCCACGGGGACGGTGTGTGCGCAACTGCGCGTGTATGTGGAGGGGACGCGCATTTTCGCCCGCTCCTGGTTCACGTGatggctaaaaaaaaaaaacttgcttgtgtgtgcgcgccgcTTACGTTAACGTTCATCATTTGCAAACGGATTCTTTCAGTTCAGCGTTCACAAAAATAGGAACGCTTTTAGTGCACAGCACTGCTCATATCACACAACCCAGTGAGACCTGACCGAAATGAACATGGGATTCTGCAAAACACACATGCCTCAACACACATCTCTACTCAGTTAGTAGATTTACTGATATAATCTGAGATGACGATTCTAAAACACTTTGCTGCTTTTATATTGACtatatgtgtgttttgagaGCTTTAGCAGCACAATTTATaactaaaaacaacaaaattgtAGAGAGCACAATACTTACATTAAGTAGACTTCATGGCCACGTTCCTTCTGCGGCAAGTGAGACAATGGATGAGCACCACGTGGAGGTACGGCATCAAAAAGTGACAATCTTCATTAAACAAACTATCTAATGCGTTTTATTCAAGAATGTTGTGTTGGCCCAATGAAAAGCTGTTGAGTAAACCTGccaaaacacattattttgttCAAAAACCACAACTAACTCAATTAAATTTAGAAACACACACTAGTTAAGTAAATCTGATGAAAGAGGATTATTTTAACTCAACAATAGcaagatttcatttttttgagtGTAGTTAGCTATGCTCTATTCTCCACTGTCTGAATTATGCGtcgcacaaaacaaacacacaaaaccttcTGTGTAATTACACACCCTGTCTTGGTGCAGGgcgacatacagacacagacacacactcacacaaacacacacacacagacatacatacacagacacatgcacacacacacacacacacacgatgataatgtccggttttcggacgttatctcgtcgcatatttgtttttgcctcgtcgcatatttgtgtttctgggtctttcacataacctactagttattgccatatgtctatggttattacggccttccaagttctggaaatggtatctcccttacgttccaccttcttgcgcgagctgactgtagagagagtctgtcattggacgaccgatctcagggttgccagagccacgataattatcctccaaatacgaccattttgagcctttggtacgttactttgccatttccaatctggcaacattgagcaccatgccgcttccactctgtttacaacagcacattacatctgcagccatgcctaaacgtaaatgtaagttcacggacgaactaaagaaaaaatacccatgtccccccccgcgacgaagtgtcctctttttcacaaactcaaatctggtcaccctaagcagacacacagacatacatacacagacacatacatgtggcgtgtgtgtgtgcaagtgagtGTACTGCTCTGCAATTAGCATGTTTTGGCTTGTAGTTTTTTGTTTGTGAAATCGGAcgaaagatttaaaaaaataaattgggcTTCAAGACCCTCTAGTCCATTTGTCGCTATTTAACGCATATGGAAGGAAtctaaaacaaaatggaggatgGCCCTTCAAAAACAGTACTTAGCCAACCCGGTCTCAcaaaaatacgtgacactgtcacgttatttaatctattgaaacgtgatcaggatcacgtattttcaaatttttcgtgttaaaaag
This region of Gadus chalcogrammus isolate NIFS_2021 unplaced genomic scaffold, NIFS_Gcha_1.0 GACHA068, whole genome shotgun sequence genomic DNA includes:
- the LOC130378168 gene encoding uncharacterized protein LOC130378168 isoform X2, translating into MASINENDTIATRRACNLKSLAVYLNEDPEKLIKEYLDVNFDNAQSELDMTALGIYVIKHEGADASNPPEDVGIIVEGVVMLKHIGDLACAVALLFGLIYNLNLSYPPDLKYSFEFLQKVLMGIDTHRFSNKVQVLKNKLHE
- the LOC130378168 gene encoding uncharacterized protein LOC130378168 isoform X1, with protein sequence MDVDFDEFINLTSTAALQHLGTVKVITNAQEATGEGSTPQVLRSLSVESTSLSSTDTEILSTPDSSPSPTSMLRSQAWPASFPIPQFSYEVELQLVKANQEYHKNGTLLNPSPKLKSAILESLASVIIKYKAYPTSAEFDDVAEALIKTHACLKEQGSVTGFYGWKISLKYKMANYHSSLRNITSELSINSMKRRGGHTSPNQVKKPRKAEVNFLPDYPVGENQKTLENERLELLSEVKKRDNNQIIKVKMDKTFAYRRKEVVVDMPSIAEFQSRWPALFAESEISAEFTRITTIPLMSKFMSELDHHSAKLSRVCLKK